The genomic region TTCTAAATTGAAGCGTTAGCATGCAGATGTTAGCTTTTGCTGTTTCACTTTGCTTTTTGCTTTCAGTTATCTTATTAATTTCTTAAAGTGTGGCAACAACAATGTCCTTATTGTTTAGCAAAAATGCTCAGTCTTAAGCATGTGTAGTGTTTAGCAGCCGATTATATCAATGTACATTttggccaaaatggctgacatccAACCAATTTTGTGTTGGTGGGTGAAACATGCCACAATCAAGTTTGTGTTGGGCACCattaaaataaccaaaaacattcttttgtgttttccagGTCATCCAAATCCTCCAAACACATGACACCTTCCTTCATAACGCCGCCTACGTCCAATTACGCCATCGCCCCTGATGACGCCATCACCCTGGCAGAGAGCCGTTTCATCTGGCGGGTCCTCCTAACGAAGGAGCCCCCGCTGAGGTGGTTCGAAATGAAGCAGGAAACATGGCCGGGCGCCCGGAATCGGTTCCGAGGACGTCGTCACGCCAGCGGCCGAAGCGCCCACCGGCAGCTGATGAGGGCGGGCTGCGTCCTGGGCACCTGTCAGGTGCAGAACCTCAGCCATCGCCTCTACCAGCTGATTGGACGCAGTGGCAGGGAAGACTCCTCCCCCATCAACCCTCGCAGTCCTCACAGCTACGGCTAAGACTTGCATTCAGTTAGCATTTTGTTACTCATCGTAGAATTGTGCTCCATTTTGGGTGAACTTCAATTTGACCTAATCAAAAGTTTTCAATACACATGTCCAAAAGCTTAGTGTTTCAGTACTTCATCCCCAACGTGTTGCTCTCTAACAATGACCAAATTCACAACAGGTGTTTGGTCATGACTTTGTCAAAACAATTCCTGGTtctattagaattttttttttaagagtattaAACAATTCTTCCTTGTCCCATGTAACAACTAATTAAATAACTAGGATCAAAATGGCTTTCATGCTTGGAATGCTCAGTTTTGAGATTGTCGGAGGAGGACAAGACGAGaaggttttttttaaccacaaaacaaaa from Festucalex cinctus isolate MCC-2025b chromosome 3, RoL_Fcin_1.0, whole genome shotgun sequence harbors:
- the adm2b gene encoding uncharacterized protein adm2b; this encodes MRALLTAWMFLLFGLLPLETQSRVPLSNNLRSTRHRSSKSSKHMTPSFITPPTSNYAIAPDDAITLAESRFIWRVLLTKEPPLRWFEMKQETWPGARNRFRGRRHASGRSAHRQLMRAGCVLGTCQVQNLSHRLYQLIGRSGREDSSPINPRSPHSYG